In Oncorhynchus clarkii lewisi isolate Uvic-CL-2024 chromosome 2, UVic_Ocla_1.0, whole genome shotgun sequence, one DNA window encodes the following:
- the LOC139421956 gene encoding CD209 antigen-like protein A isoform X1: protein MEMQEIPREKERVVEVDESQIILETSVEEAESTVYSKLKSPSEDIYAEASRGQPCAKDRPGSGGTAKLPDEANTKLSVEVKEQQDKDLQVLGNVGLYRAVCLLLSVICLVLLIIIIILCVKFPSQPQVCHGTEKGIEAKEKGSVTEKGIDAKEERFQSTEVCSLQTCQAQYFQQQSQVPACHMCDEGWLHFESSCYFLSRDRMNWDESRDECKKRGADLAVITNKTVQTFLTKKGNLMYWIGLRQRTRNWVWVNNTALGQSYWSGSNRQGDCGLLTGRDPPERSWSSTSCDQYSFYICQRGR, encoded by the exons ATGGAGATGCAAGAAATCCCCCGAGAGAAGGAAAGAGTCGTGGAAGTGGACGAGAGTCAGATAATTCTGGAGACCTCAG TCGAGGAAGCTGAATCTACAGTCTATTCCAAACTGAAGAGTCCATCGGAGGACATTTATGCTGAAGCTTCACGTGGCCAGCCCTGTGCCAAAGACAGACCAG GAAGTGGAGGGACAGCCAAATTACCAGACGAGGCAAACACAAAGTTATCGGTTGAAGTGAAGGAACAGCAAGATAAAG ACCTGCAGGTCCTGGGGAACGTTGGTCTGTACCGCGCAGTGTGTTTACTACTGTCTGTCATCTGTCTGGTTCtactgatcatcatcatcatcctctgtGTCAAAT TTCCATCCCAGCCTCAGGTCTGTCATGGAACTGAAAAAGGGATTGAGGCTAAAGAGAAGGGGAGTGTGACTGAAAAAGGGATTGACGCTAAAGAGGAGAGGTTCCAGTCCACTGAGGTGTGCAGCCTGCAGACATGCCAAGCACAATACTTCCAACAACAGAGCCAGG tCCCTGCCTGCCACATGTGTGATGAAGGCTGGCTGCACTTTGAGAGCTCCTGCTACTTCCTCTCCAGAGACAGAATGAACTGGGACGAGAGCAGGGACGAGTGTAAAAAGAGAGGGGCAGATCTGGCTGTCATAACAAACAAAACAGTACAG ACCTTTCTAACGAAGAAGGGAAACCTGATGTACTGGATCGGCCTGAGACAGAGAACCAGGAACTGGGTTTGGGTCAACAACACTGCACTGGGACAGAG TTACTGGTCAGGATCCAACAGACAAGGGGATTGTGGGTTACTGACCGGAAGGGATCCTCCTGAGAGAAGCTGGAGCTCCACATCATGTGACCAGTACAGCTTCTACATCTGCCAGAGGGGGCGCTAA
- the LOC139421956 gene encoding CD209 antigen-like protein E isoform X2: MEMQEIPREKERVVEVDESQIILETSVEEAESTVYSKLKSPSEDIYAEASRGQPCAKDRPDLQVLGNVGLYRAVCLLLSVICLVLLIIIIILCVKFPSQPQVCHGTEKGIEAKEKGSVTEKGIDAKEERFQSTEVCSLQTCQAQYFQQQSQVPACHMCDEGWLHFESSCYFLSRDRMNWDESRDECKKRGADLAVITNKTVQTFLTKKGNLMYWIGLRQRTRNWVWVNNTALGQSYWSGSNRQGDCGLLTGRDPPERSWSSTSCDQYSFYICQRGR, translated from the exons ATGGAGATGCAAGAAATCCCCCGAGAGAAGGAAAGAGTCGTGGAAGTGGACGAGAGTCAGATAATTCTGGAGACCTCAG TCGAGGAAGCTGAATCTACAGTCTATTCCAAACTGAAGAGTCCATCGGAGGACATTTATGCTGAAGCTTCACGTGGCCAGCCCTGTGCCAAAGACAGACCAG ACCTGCAGGTCCTGGGGAACGTTGGTCTGTACCGCGCAGTGTGTTTACTACTGTCTGTCATCTGTCTGGTTCtactgatcatcatcatcatcctctgtGTCAAAT TTCCATCCCAGCCTCAGGTCTGTCATGGAACTGAAAAAGGGATTGAGGCTAAAGAGAAGGGGAGTGTGACTGAAAAAGGGATTGACGCTAAAGAGGAGAGGTTCCAGTCCACTGAGGTGTGCAGCCTGCAGACATGCCAAGCACAATACTTCCAACAACAGAGCCAGG tCCCTGCCTGCCACATGTGTGATGAAGGCTGGCTGCACTTTGAGAGCTCCTGCTACTTCCTCTCCAGAGACAGAATGAACTGGGACGAGAGCAGGGACGAGTGTAAAAAGAGAGGGGCAGATCTGGCTGTCATAACAAACAAAACAGTACAG ACCTTTCTAACGAAGAAGGGAAACCTGATGTACTGGATCGGCCTGAGACAGAGAACCAGGAACTGGGTTTGGGTCAACAACACTGCACTGGGACAGAG TTACTGGTCAGGATCCAACAGACAAGGGGATTGTGGGTTACTGACCGGAAGGGATCCTCCTGAGAGAAGCTGGAGCTCCACATCATGTGACCAGTACAGCTTCTACATCTGCCAGAGGGGGCGCTAA
- the LOC139379600 gene encoding transient receptor potential cation channel subfamily V member 6-like gives MAPALARSAPGELNHWWSQFRFRLQNRKGWKEMLDETFLLQNKRMNGVPLFFAAKENSAGCIKKLLDCASTNIFERGALGETALHVAVMNDNMEAALALMDGAPELINEPMTSDLFLGMTPLHIAVVNQNFNLVRSLIGKGADVATPRVTGLYFRKRRGGLLYYGEHILAFAACVGNQDIISMVINAGASTRAQDSIGNTVLHILVLQPNKTIACLVLDLLLARDIELDQAVPLDMVPNYHGLTPFKLAAKEGNLVAFQHLVNRRRINQWNLGPLTSNLYDLTEIDSLVAADDCSVLELIVGSQRREAKRILEVTPVRQLVSLKWNLYGKHYFRLLLLLYLLYIGTFTLCCVYRPLKDAPENYTVSDMDKTIRVQKTLKESYVTYGDNLRLAGEMISVLGALVILLLEIPDMLRVGAKHYFGQTALGGPFHVILIAYAFLVVLLCVFRVSGVQGETVVMAVCLVLGWSNVMFFARGFQMLGPYVIMIQKIIFGDLTKFMWLSFIVLIGFSTSLWVVYMTQDPDSLPAYRSFPITLFSQFELSVGLIDLPVDHTITTPPIVHVLHCTFSVVSYILLLNLLTAMMSDTQWRVAQERDELWRTQVVATTLMLERRLPRCLWPRLGVCGLLYGLGERWYLRVEDRNDPLVQKMRRYIQAFSKDEDQSKEREETENTDMSKGPGSPLIRPKHRGGIDGYRKSLARWQMIRHSALGLDVEQEEPEDDQEVR, from the exons ATGGCCCCGGCCTTGGCAAGATCTGCTCCAGGTGAGCTCAACCATTGGTGGAGCCAGTTTAGGTTCCGCCTCCAGAACAGGAAGGGGTGGAAAGAGATGCTGGATGAAACTTTTTTGCTGCAGAACAAAAG GATGAATGGCGTCCCTCTCTTTTTTGCCGCCAAAGAGAACAGTGCAGGTTGCATTAAGAAACTTCTGGACTGTGCATCCACTAACATCTTTGAGAGAGGGGCTCTGGGGGAGACCGCGCTGCATGTGGCAGTTATGAATGATAACATGGAAGCTGCTTTAGCTCTGATGGACGGAGCACCTGAACTCATCAATGAgcccatgacctctgacctcttcctTG GCATGACACCTCTCCACATTGCCGTGGTGAATCAGAACTTTAACCTGGTCCGCAGTCTGATTGGTAAAGGGGCGGATGTGGCCACGCCCAGAGTCACAGGCCTGTACttcaggaagagaagaggagggctGCTCTACTATG GTGAGCACATCCTGGCATTTGCGGCCTGTGTGGGGAATCAGGACATCATCTCCATGGTGATCAACGCAGGAGCCAGCACCAGGGCCCAGGACTCCATTG GTAACACAGTGCTCCACATCCTGGTCCTGCAGCCCAATAAGACTATAGCATGCCTGGTGTTGGATCTGCTGTTGGCACGTGACATTGAGCTGGACCAGGCtgtgccactggacatggtgcCCAACTACCATGGCTTAACACCCTTCAAACTGGCTGCCAAGGAGGGCAACCTTGTG GCCTTCCAGCACCTGGTCAATCGGAGGCGAATTAACCAGTGGAACCTGGGACccttgacctctaacctctatgaCCTCACAGAGATCGACTCCTTGGTCGCCGCCGACGACTGCTCTGTGCTTGAGCTCATCGTGGGCAGCCAGAGGAGAgag GCAAAGAGGATACTGGAAGTGACTCCTGTTAGGCAATTGGTCAGTCTCAAGTGGAACCTCTATGGAAAACACTACTTTAG attgttgctgctgctgtaccTCCTGTACATTGGGACCTTCACACTGTGTTGTGTGTATCGCCCTCTAAAGGACGCTCCAGAGAATTACACTGTATCTGACATGGACAAAACCATCCGCGTGCAGAAAACTCTGAAG GAGAGTTATGTGACCTATGGGGACAACTTGCGTCTGGCAGGAGAGATGATCAGTGTCCTGGGTGCCCTGGTTATTCTGCTACTGGAG ATCCCAGATATGCTGAGAGTAGGGGCCAAGCATTACTTTGGACAAACGGCCCTGGGGGGGCCCTTCCATGTCATTCT TATTGCCTATGCGTTCCTGGTggtgctgctgtgtgtgttcagggtcAGTGGGGTGCAGGGGGAAACAGTTGTCATGGCTGTGTGTCTGGTGCTGGGCTGGAGCAATGTCATGTTCTTCGCCCGAGGCTTTCAGATGCTGGGGCCTTACGTCATCATGATACAGAAG ATTATATTTGGAGACCTGACCAAGTTCATGTGGCTGAGCTTCATCGTGCTCATAGGGTTTTCCACCT ccctgTGGGTGGTGTATATGACTCAGGACCCAGACTCTCTACCTGCGTACCGCTCCTTCCCCATCACGCTGTTCTCCCAGTTTGAGCTGAGTGTGGGTCTGATAGACCTACCAGTGGACCACACCATCACAACGCCCCCTATTGTCCATGTGCTGCACTGCACCTTCTCTGTGGTCTCCTACATATTGCTGCTCAACCTGCTCACAGCCATGATGAGTGATACACAATGGAGAGTTGCCCAGGAGAGGGACGAGCTCTGGAGGACACAg GTGGTGGCCACTACCCTGATGTTGGAGAGAAGGTTGCCCCGCTGCCTGTGGCCCCGGCTGGGGGTGTGTGGACTGCTCTACGGCCTGGGGGAGCGTTGGTACCTCCG GGTTGAGGATCGCAACGACCCACTGGTGCAAAAGATGCGTCGCTACATCCAAGCCTTCTCTAAGGATGAGGACCAGAGCAAGGAGCGGGAGGAGACGGAGAACACTGACATGTCAAAAGGACCTGGAAGCCCTCTGATCAGACCCAAACACAGGGGTGGGATAGATGGATACAGGAAGTCCCTGGCACGCTGGCAGATGATTCGCCACAGCGCTCTGGGTTTAGATGTGGAACAGGAAGAGCCTGAGGATGACCAGGAAGTAAGATAG